The window CAGGTGGCGGGGGAGTCGATCGACGAGCCGACCGCCGGCCGCATCGCCTCCCACGCCGGGGGCAACCCGTTCTTCATCGTGGAGACCACGGGGATGCTCCTCCAGCGCCACGCCGAGCACGACCGGGGTGTCGCCCACAGCCACCTGTTGCCGCCCACGGTGCAGGCCGTCGTCGCGGCGCGCCTGGACCACCTCCCCGAGCCGGCCCGCGACCTGGCCAGGAAGGCGTCGGTGTTCCCGGCGTTCCGTAGGGCGGAGCTCGCCCTCATCGCGGAGGCGCCACTCGAGCGGCTGGAGGCCCTGGAGGAAGCGGAGCTGCTGGTCCGGGACCGCGACGGGGAGGTATGGCGGTTCCGGCACGGCGTCCTCCGCGAGGTGGCCTACGAGAGCCTGACCAAGCGGGAACGCCAGCGGTTGCACCTCCAGGTGGCGGAGGGGCTCGCGGAGTCGGGCGGGCGAGGGCGGTACCGGCAGTCCATCGCGTACCACCTGGAGCAGGCGGCCCGGGCCGGCCTGGACCTCGACCCCACCGACCGAACTCTGGCCGACCGCGCCGTCGAGGCCCTCTCGCGAGCCGGGGACGTGGACCGGTGGCGCATCGAGTCCCGCAGCGCCATCGACCTGTACGAGCGAGCCCTGTCCCTGGCCGGGGCGGAGGAGGGCTGGGGCCCGCGGGAGTCCAGGATCCTGTCCAGCATCGGCGAGGCGCAGTACTGGCTGGGCGACTTCGACCACGCGGCCACGACGCTGTCGCGGGCCCTCCGCCACGGCGGCGACGACGCCTGGACGCTGGCGCACGGGTCTCGGTTCCTGGCCGACATCGAGCTGAACGTGCGGGGCGACCAGGAGGAGGCCGACCGGCTGTTCCAGCGGGCCCTGGAGGCGTCCCGGCAGCTGGAGAACCCCATGGCCGAGGCGCGAACCCTGCTCATGGCGGGGTGGGTTCCCTACTGGCGGAACGACTTCGAGGGGGCTCGGGACGCGTTCCAGCGGGCCCTCGACATCACCCGCGCCAACGAGGAGCGGGATCTGTGGGCCGAGGCCCGCGCCCTCACGTCATTGACGTCGGTGGTCTCCGTGACCGGGGACGAGCAGGACTGCCTGAGGATGGCGGAGGAGGCGCTCGCGCTGGGTCGCGAGATGCGCGACCAGTTCACGGTGGCCGTCGCCCAGCAGACCATGGGGAACTCCCTCCGCCGGATGATGCGGCTGGACGAGGCCCTGGCGTGCTTCGAGGACGCCGTCCGGATCTTCCGGGACCTCGACGCCCGGTGGGAGGTGGCCAGCGCCCTGGGGGACCGGGGAAACGCGTTCCGGCTGCTGGGCCGGCTCGGCGAGGCCGAGGCGGACCTGCGGGAGACCCTACGTATCTCCGAGCAGATCGGCAGCCTGGTGCCGTTCAACCTGATCCGCTTGGTTCGGGTCCTGCTGGCGCGGGGGCAGCCCGGGGAAGCGGAGCGGCTGCTCCGGGAGGTCTCGTCGATGGCCACCTACGACGAGTGGGGGAGCCGGATCAACTACCTGGAGTCGGAGTCGCTGGTGGCGTTCGCCATGGGAGACCTCGACACGGCCCGGGCCAAGGCGCTCCAGGCGCTGGAGGAAACGCGGGGGTCGGAGGCCGTCAACGAGTTCGCGTCCCGCGTCGCCTGGACCGGGCGGCTGTTCGGCGCGGACACGGTCGGAGGCCAGGAGGCGCTGGACGAGGCCATCGAGCGGCTGAAGGCCGCGCACTGGGACCAGTACGTCCTGGAGCCCGACCTCATCCTGGCCGAGGCGGAACGGGTGGCCGCCGCCCGGCAGGCCGAAACCGAGCAGGCTGAGGCGGCCGAGGCGCGCTGAGCCGGCTCGGGCCCGCTACTGGATCTCTGAGCCCGCGTGGAACAGGTTCCAGTGGGTCTCGCCCATGCAACGGTTCGACACGAAGGTGAGCCCGGCGTCCTCCGCGACCTGCTGCGCCTCGTCGGAGTGGATGCCCTCCTGGAGCCACAGCACCTTGGCTCCGATCGCCACGGCCTGCCGGGCGATGTCCGGAGTCTCCTCGGCCGGGCGGAACACGTCCACGGCGTCGACGGGCTCCCCGATCTCGGCCAGGGACGTGCGGACCTGCTGGCCCAGGATCTCGCCGCCCTTCGGGTTCACCGGGATGATCCGGAAGCCCTGCGACTTCAGGTATCGGGGGATGGCGAACGACGCCTTCGAGGGATCGCTGGACGCGCCGACCACCGCGATGGTCTTGACCCGTCCGTAGATGTCCCGGTAGTCCTGATCCGAACGCTCCTGGCTCACGATGGTCCCTCCTGGGTTCGCGCGATGGCTGTTGGCGAGCGGGTCACTTCAGCAGGTCGGACAGTAGCGACGCAAGCTGGGCCCGGTGCTCGCGTCCCCGGAAGTCGAGCAGCGGGTCCCCGGGCAGGGTGTGCTCACCGACCTGGCTGCCCCGGCGAAGGTAGATCGCCGGGTGGATGTCGCCGGTGTCGTCGGTCTCCACGGCCAGGGCCACCGCGTCGGGGCCCGCGGCGTCCACGAAGTGGGCCAGGGGCTGGATGCCGTCGTCGACGACGCCTCGCGCCGGGTCGAGGGACAGCACGCGAGCGAGATACGAACGCTGGTTCCACAGCTCCGGCCCGGTGGTCGCTTCCTCCAGCAGGAAGTCGACGACGTCGGGCGCGGGGACGGTCCGGCGCGGCGCCTCGACCCCGAAGTGGGTCGAGGCGATGTGCCCGGCCAGGACCCGGGCGTTGTACCGGAACCCGTGCACGGCCGCCGAGTTGCTGGGGATCCCGTACTTCTTGAGCCCGATGGCGCCCTGGGTGATCGACCCGGCGAAGTAGATCCCGGGAACAGACGGGCTCTCCCAGAACGGAGTCTGCGCCGGGAGGCGGCCCCCCTGGTAGAAGGTGGCGACGCCAAGGCCCGGGAGGTCCAGCAGGGGCGTCTTGAAGCCGGTGCACGCGATCACCTCGTCCACGTCGAGGACCAGGTCACCCGGTCGCGTGGTCCCGGCGGCGTGCACCCGGTAGCCGTCGGCGGTTCGCTCGACGCGTTCGATGGCGGCGTCCAGCACGAACGTCCCTCCGCCCAGCACGTGGTCCTCGTAGGGTTGCATGTACCGGGCCCGGGCCGCCGCGGTGGAGTGGGTGAACACCGAGATCATGGCCGGCCGGGGCGACCCCAGGATGACCTGGCGGGCCCATGGCAGCAGCCCGTCGGCGATCTCGAACCCGGAGTTCCGCTTGCCCACGACGAACACCCGCCGCCCGGCGTACTCGCGGGCCGGGTGCATCTCCACGTAGTGGGGAACCTCGTCCATCCCCGGGATGGTCGGCTTCCAGGCCTCGGTCATCCCCACCGCGAACACCGCCACCCGGCAGGCGTACTCGCCGTCGGTGGTCTGGAGCACGAATCCGCCGCCGTCCGTGTCTTCCCGGCGGGTCTCCTCCCACCGGCAGCCGTAGCGCACGGCCACGCCGGCCTTGGAGGCGAACGCGGCCAGGCCCTGTTCCATCTCGGGCCGCGACGGGAAGTACGAGGTCCCGTCCATGAGCTCCGCCAGCGGGACTCGGTGGGCGGGATCGTCGGCCAGAAGGGTGTTCCAGTCGTACCACTCGTAGGCTCGGGTGTCGCGCGCCACCGGCGCGTACGGCTTGGTCCAGGTGATGAGGCGCTGGAACAGCGGGAACCGCCGGAACATGCCGCCGGGCTCGGGGTCCTCGGAGATGACCGCGTGCTCCACCCCGAGCCGCTTCAGGGAGTAGCCGACCTGGAGGGCCCCGGGGCCGCTGCCCACGACGACGACGGGATACCGGCCGGGAGGAAACGGCCGGGCTTCGTCTAGCTCCGCCACAGGTTGGCGCTCCGAAGCCGCCGGGCCTGGGACTGGAGCATGC is drawn from Actinomycetota bacterium and contains these coding sequences:
- a CDS encoding tetratricopeptide repeat protein, coding for MDERMCSNCGAPLPADARFCPRCGTPVQGTAGAGFPDAVAGPIADVAERKVVTILFADLAHSTELAARLDAERFREVMAAFYAMVQAELESLRGTAEKFAGDSVMAVFGLPHAHEDDALRAVRAGLIIRDRIARLGEDLGLPVPLAVHLGINSGPVAVGTLPSRGPGQSLVSGVPVNLAARLQQVAEPGEVLVGETTLELTRHAVRFGPARMVAARGFGTDVEAWPVEGLSARSTRRTIPLVGRSREIALLRDTLERVIDTSRAHLVTLLGEVGIGKSRLVQELAARVPDGTRVLVGRAGEFEEDVTFAPIAEMVREELALGPDAPAAALRERLREVVDGCCQPTESERVAATLGLVLGLGPEVPEDDGRREEGQGPRRFRVADVRAGFAAFADGLSRLGPLVLVFEDIQLARPELLDLVEGLLSAVRRRPVLVMAVARDWLLEQRPEWGRGHPDALTLRLEPLSFDEARALAQVAGESIDEPTAGRIASHAGGNPFFIVETTGMLLQRHAEHDRGVAHSHLLPPTVQAVVAARLDHLPEPARDLARKASVFPAFRRAELALIAEAPLERLEALEEAELLVRDRDGEVWRFRHGVLREVAYESLTKRERQRLHLQVAEGLAESGGRGRYRQSIAYHLEQAARAGLDLDPTDRTLADRAVEALSRAGDVDRWRIESRSAIDLYERALSLAGAEEGWGPRESRILSSIGEAQYWLGDFDHAATTLSRALRHGGDDAWTLAHGSRFLADIELNVRGDQEEADRLFQRALEASRQLENPMAEARTLLMAGWVPYWRNDFEGARDAFQRALDITRANEERDLWAEARALTSLTSVVSVTGDEQDCLRMAEEALALGREMRDQFTVAVAQQTMGNSLRRMMRLDEALACFEDAVRIFRDLDARWEVASALGDRGNAFRLLGRLGEAEADLRETLRISEQIGSLVPFNLIRLVRVLLARGQPGEAERLLREVSSMATYDEWGSRINYLESESLVAFAMGDLDTARAKALQALEETRGSEAVNEFASRVAWTGRLFGADTVGGQEALDEAIERLKAAHWDQYVLEPDLILAEAERVAAARQAETEQAEAAEAR
- a CDS encoding CoA-binding protein; protein product: MSQERSDQDYRDIYGRVKTIAVVGASSDPSKASFAIPRYLKSQGFRIIPVNPKGGEILGQQVRTSLAEIGEPVDAVDVFRPAEETPDIARQAVAIGAKVLWLQEGIHSDEAQQVAEDAGLTFVSNRCMGETHWNLFHAGSEIQ
- a CDS encoding NAD(P)-binding domain-containing protein; the protein is MAELDEARPFPPGRYPVVVVGSGPGALQVGYSLKRLGVEHAVISEDPEPGGMFRRFPLFQRLITWTKPYAPVARDTRAYEWYDWNTLLADDPAHRVPLAELMDGTSYFPSRPEMEQGLAAFASKAGVAVRYGCRWEETRREDTDGGGFVLQTTDGEYACRVAVFAVGMTEAWKPTIPGMDEVPHYVEMHPAREYAGRRVFVVGKRNSGFEIADGLLPWARQVILGSPRPAMISVFTHSTAAARARYMQPYEDHVLGGGTFVLDAAIERVERTADGYRVHAAGTTRPGDLVLDVDEVIACTGFKTPLLDLPGLGVATFYQGGRLPAQTPFWESPSVPGIYFAGSITQGAIGLKKYGIPSNSAAVHGFRYNARVLAGHIASTHFGVEAPRRTVPAPDVVDFLLEEATTGPELWNQRSYLARVLSLDPARGVVDDGIQPLAHFVDAAGPDAVALAVETDDTGDIHPAIYLRRGSQVGEHTLPGDPLLDFRGREHRAQLASLLSDLLK